The Candidatus Nanosynbacter sp. HMT-352 genomic interval ATTTCATCAGCGTTATGCAAACTGGCGTGCTGCACCGTAGTTCCCGCCACTACTACTGGATCGAACACAGCCACCGGAGTCGCCGCGCCAGTTCGCCCAATGGAAATAACTATATCTCGAACAATCGTCGTAGCTTCTTCGGCTGCGTATTTATAGGCCACCGCTCCACGCGGATTTTTGCCAACCATTCCAAGATTATCATAAATCTCTCGATCGTTAATCTTAATAACCAGCCCGTCCGTATTAAACGGCAAGTCATGACGCTTATCGCTCCACTCGTTAACAAATTTCATCACGTCGGACAAATTGTCAAAAACGCTAGCCTGCTGATTACAAGAAATCCCCAGCGCCGTCAAAGCTTCATAGGCAAAACTATTCGTCGGAACTTCCGAACTATCATCGCGAATCACGTCATAGCCACGAAAATGCAATGGTCGCGCCGCCACAAGCGCAGGATCTAATTGACGAATTGTTCCCGCAGCCAAATTGCGCGGATTAGCAAATGTAGGCAACCCCAAAAACTCCTGCTTTTTGTTCAATTCTTCAAAGTCCCGTTTCAGCATGACAATTTCGCCACGAATCTCTGTCCGACCATGCAAAAAATTCTCAAAACCAGCCGACTCATGCAGTCGAAGCGGCACATTCTTAATAGTCCGAACATTATTCGTTACATCTTCGCCAACAAAACTATCGCCACGCGTCACAGCTTGTGACAATACGCCGTCGATATAAATCAACGCACACGCCAATCCGTCCATTTTTATATCCGTAAAAAATTCATGTCGCTGACCCAGTATCAACTTATCAGTTCGCTCAATCCACGCCTCAACTTCACTTTTATCGAAAACGTCATTCAAACTAACCATTCGGCGCACGTGCTTTACTTTTTGAAAACCGTCGAGCAGCTTATTTCCAACTCGCTGCGTAGGACTATCGACAGTAATCAGCTCTGGGTGATCCGATTCAATTTTCTTCAGCTCATCCATCAGGCTGTCGTAAACCGCATCGCTCACGCTCGGTTTGTCCAAGGTGTAGTATTCGTAGCTATAACGATTTAACAGGTCTTTGATTTCGTCAATTCTTGGTTTTTTTGGTGTCACTTTCAACCACCTTTCTGTAGAACAAATAGACATATACAGAAATCATAATTATCGTTACGTAAAGTAAAATCAAGCCAGTTGTTGGGACAATTGGTAGCCAATCAATACCACTAATCCAACCCTTCAGCGCGCCATCAAGCAGAATTACCGGAATCAGAACAACAGCCCACAAAAGCACGGACAGAACAACAGCCCACGCAAATCTCAGTAAAATCCTTAGTCTTCGACCCGTCACAATATCGCCCGACAAACGCAACGCGTGAAACGGATACATCCCCGGCAATGTTACGATGATCATCGCAAAAACCGTAGAAGTCGCCCAATAGACGGACATCGCCACTATCAGAATCGCCGCACCGCCAGCCGCCATCAGAATCGGTGTTTGATTTAACACTCCCGAAGCATTAAGCGCACTATAAATAATCACTGCCACTGCCGCCGGCACCATTTGAATTAGGAAAACTCCGATGACAATTATTAGCGCAATTATGGGCGATCCAGAGCTATACAAACCGTCGCGCATTTTTGGTTTTTTACCAATTAAAATAGCTCGCGTCAGCCAAACAGACGACAACCAAGTGAGCAGCCCCAGAAAAATTCCCGCCGCTTGCTGCACATTTCCACCAGCCGTTCCACTACCGGAAATATAACTAACCGCAACGCCAGAGAATAGGCTAATTGTTGTATAAATTCCGCCGAATCCATTCGACTCAGCCTGATTCATCACGCCTTTAAGTTGTTGGTATGTATCTTGCGACATGACGCTGGCTAAGGCAAACGTCAATATCGACATAACGATAATTAACGCCAAAAAAGTTTTCTTATTGCGCCACACTAGACGGCAAGTTTCGCTAGTCAGCGACCAATATCCTGGAATTTTAAGATCTCGTTGGTAATCTCGTCGCTTAGTTAGCCGAAAACTACGATGAGGTCGGCGCTGCAGAAAATTACGCCGCCGCTGATTTAATTTACTAAAGTCACGCTTAATACCGGGCCATACACCTTTTTTATGATCAGCCTTTGACTTCTTAGAGTTCTTGATTACTCGTTTTTTGGAGGTTTTCGTTGCCATGATTACATCTTTGTTGCGTTATTTCTCAACCTTGCAATTCTATCTTCCAGTGGTGGATGAGTGCTAAATAGTTTCGAGAAAAATCCGGGCCTCAAAGGATTATTCATAAACAAATTGGCAGTAGAAGAACTTTGTTTTTGCATTGGTCTACCGTATTGGCGCAATTTCTCCAGCGCGCTTGCTAACCCTTCAGTGTCTCGCGTCAATAGCACCCCTGAAGCATCCGCCAGATATTCACGCTGCCTACTGACTGCCAACTGGGTTATTGTCGCCAAAAGCGGCGCCAATATAACCACGATCAACCCGAGAGCATAAACAATAGGATTGACGTCCCTATCACGGTCGTCACTATAAAACATTATTCTAAGTGCCAAATCTGCAAATAGACCAATCGCACTAACCAGACCAAAAGCAATCATACTCACGCGGATGTCGTAATTTCGCACATGGCTCATTTCATGCGCCATAACTGCCTCCAGCTCACGCTTGTCCATAATGTCTAAAAGCCCAGTAGTTGCGCCAACGATGGCATGATTCGGGTCGCGACCAGTCGCAAAAGCGTTTGGAGCTGGATCATCGATAATATAGACTTTCGGCATCGGCATGCCAGAAGCGATAGACAAATTTTCCACCACTCGCCAAAGTTCAGGAGCGTCATTTTTACTAATTTCCTGAGCGCCAGTCATCATCATAGCCAACTTGCCAGCTATGAAATACTGCAGCCAAGCATATAACATTGCACATATAAAAATAATGAGCGCCAATGAATAGCTATCAGTTGCCGCACCAATAAATAAACCAATAATTCCAATAATTATTACAAACACAGACATAATTACTATTGTGTTGCGTTTGTTTTGAGAAACTGCATTGTACATATGTTAATTATACCAAAAATCGCCCGCTAAAAATAGGCGAGCGATTTTCATTTCAGGATTCAATTAGAACTTTACTTCAACTGGATTTTCGACACTTGCACGATCCTCAACATCGAAGAATTCCTTAGCCTGGAAGCCAAACATTCCTGCGATTATATTTGTTGGGAAAGTCTGGATCTTCGTATTCAGGTCGCGAACGCCACCGTTGTAGAATCGGCGAGCTGCTTGGATTTTATCCTCAGTGTCAACCAATTCTTGTTGCAATTGCAAGAAATTTTCATTAGCCTTCAATTCTGGATAAGCCTCAGACACAGCAAACAAGCTCTTCAATGCACCCTCTAAGGCATTTTCAGCCTTAGCGGTTTCAGCCACGCTGCCGGCATTCATAATTGCTGAACGAGCTTCTGCAACCTTCTCAAACACTTCTTTTTCATGTGTAGCGTAGCCTTTTACTGAATTGACCAAATTTGGAATCAAATCAGTTCGGCGCTTTAGCTGAACAGTAATGTCGCTCCATGCCTCTTCTACGCGGTTGCGCAACACAACTAAACCATTGTACGCACCGATTACAACTCCTACGAGTACTAATAAAACTACCACTGTAACAATAAGTACAATTACCAATGGACTCATTTCTTACCTTGTCCCTTTCCTATTCAATATTATTTTATTTACAACTTTGGTGCGCAAGGCGGGAATCGAACCCGCACGACTTTTGGTCAAGGGATTTTAAGTCCCTCGCGTCTACCAATTCCGCCACTCGCGCTTATTTATATACAATCCAGACACCTACGCGCCAGACTGTTTATATTATACTATATTCGCCAAGTAAATTGTACAATTTCGCAAAATAAAAAATAGCCCAATGCTCAGGACTATTTATCAAAAATTGGAGGCACGTACGAGAGTCGAACTCGTCTAAAAGGTTTTGCAGACCTCTGCGTAACCGCTCCGCCAACGCGCCACCGCCTTTATTATATCAGATTTTGCAAAACATATCACAAACAGATCGTCTAATAGCTGCAATATGTTTGGTGCGAGCGAGAAGACTTGAACTTCCACGAGCGCAATGCTCACTAGCCCCTCAAGCTAGCGCGTCTACCAATTCCGCCACGCCCGCATAGCCACTTATCATTATACCTGATTACGGGGTTTTGTAAACGGACTTTTTCTCTGTCGCCCAATATTGAACATCTACATAACGATCGACAGGATTAACAACTTCAGTATTTACACCTAGGGCTTTAACGTTTCGAGTATGAATATAGTCAAATTTCGGCTGATACAAGGCAATCGCTGGGGCGTCCGCTTGCCAAATGGCAGTGAACTTCGCATAACGATCAGCGCGTTGCTTTGCCGAGATTTTAGATCGACCGCTCGCCAAGGCATCATCAGCTATAGCATTATTATAATTGGAGAAATTCAAGCCATTATTAGTTGCCTGCGAAGAGTGCCAATAGGCGTAAACATCAGGGTCACCACCTAACGAAAGTTCGTAAACCAAAACATCAAAGTTACGGGGCTGTAAAACCGTCTGAAGAATATTTTGAGTGGCATCACTTGGATCGACAACCTTAATATCCGATTCTATATTCAGTTCATCATGCCAAACTTGAGCCAAATACCTGGCAACCTTTTCGTAATTACTATTCTTCAAAACGACCACGTTGAGTCTTAACTTATCATTCCCCTTCTGACGAACATTATTTACACTCTTCCAGCCCTCAGCCTCGAGTAGAGATTTCGCTTTTTTAATATCATAGCTAGAAGAATTTGGACTTTTTCCTAGGAATTTGTTAAGCGTTGGGCCAGATAATTCTTCCGTAGACAATGACAAAGATTGGCGTAATTTGGACGTATCAACACTGAGCGACAAAGCTTGACGAACCACTTTCGATCGTAAGAACTGACTATTGTTATTAAATAATGCGTAAACTCCGTTATTCAAAGAATGTGATTCTGCTGAATACATAGATTTTATCTCGGCGGATTGATCGTTGTAAATCAATTCTGGAGTTCCTGTAATTTCTCGCGTACGCAAACTTTTCGCAATATCATCCTGCGTCGAATAGGCATACAGTTGGAATCTGTCTAGCTTGGGAGCGCCTCCATGATAATCACTATTTGATTGTAGATATAGTATCTTTTTACTACCATCACTAGTTACATTCTGTAGCAATCTAAAGGCGAATGGACCGCTAGATATAGGCGATTTATTAAAATCATGTTCACGTAAATTCGACGGTCTAACGTCTTTTAATATATGCTTAGGGATAATCGGGAATGTCAAAGCATGGACAAACGGCGAATATGATGACGGCAAGATGAACTTCACTGAATCGTCAGACGCCTTCTCGAATTTTATAGATTTCCAGCCAGATATCTCAGCTCCAACTTCTGGATTCGCTAATAGTTTCAATGTAAAAATTACATCATCCGCCGTTAAATCTTGTCCGTCCGACCACTTCAAGCCCTTCTTCAACTTAACTGTATATTCAGTTTCTTTATCGTTCACACTGACGCTATCCGCCATGTCAGCCTTTATATTGCCCGTTGAGTCATATCGATACAAACTTGAGAATAGCAATTTCGCGGCGGATTTTTCAGCATTGGTTTTTGCGAAAATCGGATTTAAGTTTTCCAAAGGACCCAGCACACCCTCAGAATATGATCCGCCAGAAGTGTACGCCATTGTCGTGAAAGAATTGCGAGAAATATGCCACTGCACAGCACTAGCGCCAATCATCACTAACACTAGAATAATCCATACAGAAACTCGACGTCGCACATTAGACAAACGATCTAACCTGGATGTCACGAATTTATGCGCATGGCGCAAGCTTCCCTTTTCAATCTTGCGCAGACGCTTATTGACATCTTTGCTGGAAACTTTTAGCCGCGCAAAACGATTCCATGACGAATTATCCGATCTCAAATCTATTCTCCTATTTTTGCAATCCCGGCAAAATCATACTTGCCAAAATCGATAGCACAAAAATCACCGCAAAAACAATAGTTACGTCAAACAAGTTTTTATCAAATCCGCGGCGAGTAGTGAATAATTCCCCAGATGAGCCAAACCCTGCCCCCAAGCTTGCACCTCGCTGCTGTAACAAAATTGCGATAATCATTAGTACAGCAGACCCCAGTGTCACGTACGGTAAAATTGTATCAATTGACATACTACTCCTTTTCTTCTCGCTGCAAAACCAGCGCACTACTTATAATATAGTTTACCAAACTCAATATAATCCCGGCAATAATTGAATGCGAAAAAGTCATAGAAATTCCTGGTGCCAAGGCTAATGAAATATAAACCATAAAACCATTTACAATTAGAGTAAACAGCCCCAATGTCAATAGAATTGCTGGTAGAGCTAGAATTGTAACGATTGGCTTCAATACACTATTCACTACCGAAAATATCAACCCCGCCACCATAAACGTCCACGCAGAAGTTGCACCCGGAGTTTCATTTCCAAGTAGCCGCACCGCAACCCAAATACCTACCGAGTTAAGAATCAGCCGAATCAAAAACGTTGCAAATTGTCTTTTCATTAGTCTTATTATATATAATTTATGCTTTATTGTCGATTTGTCGCCTAAACTTAAGATAATCGTTTAATCAAATCTGCCTTTTTCGCACCAACTTCCGCCTGTAATTCCACATAATCTGCCTCAATAATTTTTTTCACACTGCCAAATTTCCTCAACAATTTCGCGCGTGTCTTTGGGCCAATCCCCGGAATTTTTTCCAGTTGGTTTTTCGTCTGATTTTGACGCTTCAGCGCCGTATGATAGCTCACAGCAAATCGGTGCGACTCGTCACGAATCCGCTGGAAAAGTTTAACAATATCTGTCGTCGCAATAGAACTTTTTGTAAAATTGTCCCGACTGGAGCCGTCATCAATAGCAGAGCCTCGTAGATTCTTTGAATGAGATCCGGCGTTGCGCTGAGTAGGATGCAAATTTACCACATACACATCATTGTCTTCGTGAATAGAGACATCCTGATGAATAGATTTTTGCAACTCTTCAATGCGCGCTACGTCAATTTGTGAGCCAGTTTTATGAATAATAATTTCTTCCTCGCGCTTAGCGATGCTAATAATCGGCAATTTTATTCCGCGCTCATCCCTCGCCTTAATCGCCGCCGAAAGTTGACCCTTTCCGCCGTCAATCAACAACAGATCCGGACGACCCCAGCTTTTGATATTTCGCTCGCCAAGTCGTCTAAAAATCACCTCATACATATTTCCAGTATCGTCGTTTTTTTCACCCACCTTAAATTTGCGATATTCCGCACGATCGCTTGCACCATTCGTAAAAACTACCATACTCGCCACGACTTGACGTCCGTTCATATGCGAAATATCATAACCCTCAATTCGCACTGGAATATTTCTCAAGCCAAGTAGTTTTGCTAAATCAGCCAGAGCCTTGTCTTTTGAAATATCCAAAAATTCCTTATCGCCAAACATAACGCGTCGCTGAAGCTCCTGCATGGCATGCAACTTATTTCTCAGGCTTGCCGCCCGCTCAAAATCATGGAGCCCCGCAGCCGTTTTCATATCACGTTCCAACTCCACAGCAATAGCCTTGCGATTTCCCTTAATATAACTTATCAATTTACGCAAACCAGCTTTATACGCGTCCGAACCATCACTTATCTTCGGACTTAAACCCAAATCCTCATCCAACTTTGATTGACCAGGTCGTCTTTGGCGAGTGAGATACGGAAAAATTCGCCTCAAATAGCGCAATGCCTTTTTCAACGCAAAACCATTGTAAAATGGACCAAAATAATCTGCGCCATCATCGGCAGGATTCCGCGTAAAACTGACCGTCGGCCAATCACTTTTCATATCAATCCGAACATACATCTGAGACTTATCGTCGCGCAACAGAACGTTGTATCGCGGCATATAACGCTTGATCATCTCACTTTCCAAAAATAGCGCATCAACCTCACTCTCAGTTTCAATCCAATCAGTATCAAAAATCTCCGCCACCAGCGCCATAGTTTTATTATCTCGCCCGCGCGAATCTTGAAAATACTGACGTACACGATTCTTAAGAACCGCTGCCTTACCAACATAAATTACCTCGCCGCTCGCCGACTTATGAAAATAAACACCGGGCGTTCGCGGCAAAGTTTTTAGCTTGGCTTGCAATGCTTGATTCATTAAATATATTACAATCTAAACACGGCAATTATGCAAGTATTCTTTTAACGATTGACCTAATCTTCCAACCACTTTTTGAGAACTATCGCCTGATTATGTTCCGTATCTTTGGCGCCATATAACAGCGTAACTGCAGATTGTTCGTTCCAATTATTCTTTGCTTCGGCAGCCGCAGGATTATTATCTAGCTCCTTCATATAACGGCGAGAAAATTCCAGGAATTTTTCTGTATCATGGTTAAACCATTTACGTAATTCATCGGTCGGGGCAATTTCTTTATTCCACTCGTCCAATGCAGCTCGTTCTTTGCTAATTCCGCGTGGCCACAATCGATCGACCAACACACGATAACTATCGTCTGATGCAGTCGACTCATAAATCCGTTCAATTTTATACTTTGTCATAATTTCATATAACTACAAATCATTGATCAGATCAATAAAAAGCGAAAGCTAACCATTCTTCAATATTTAATCGACGCTACGTAAATATTCCTCCAAAAGCTCACTCCAGTCAGACGCATTCTTTTCGTGAAAATAGGCGCTAAGAAAATCAACCATAATTTGATGACAACCTTCTGCTTCTATTCGCCCCAGCTCAGTCAACATCAAACCTTTTCAACTTTAGCAGTTTCTCAAAGAAATGATTAATAAAGCAGAGTCGCCTACTAACGCTTATTAACATACAAAGCGTAATATTCTTCAGGAAGATAATTCATATTAAGCCACCGGGCTTCCATCATTTCAAAGTTACATCTTATGTCATAGTCAGACGCATGCGCCACAAAAACTCGAACTGAAAATTTGGCATATGATTCATGAGAATTAGCTTTTCCGAGATATCGCAGATTATGTATATTTAATCCAATTTCTTCCAAGGTTTCTCTAACGGCAGCCTGTTCATAACTCTCATTATGCTTCACCCCGCCTCCCGGTAGAGCCCACTTTTGGCGGCTAAAACGACCTCTAACTAACAAAATCTTACCATCATCACGATAAACAATCACTCGTACGCGGTCCTTCTGCGGTACAATCATAAAAACTAGCGATATGACGCATGCAGTTCCACGAAAAATTGCCCGCACGAATGAACTAAACATCTCGCCGACTATTGATCTGCATGCCATAAAAATCGCTAATTTAGTAAGTTTTCTCTTTTGATAGTAGCCTATTCTGTAGTTACACCATCAAAATCTTCTTCGTTAGCCTCTGCTTCTTCACGCGTTGCCCGAACAATTCCATCTTTATGATGCGCTGGACTATAAATAGTATAAAGCTTAAGTGGCTCCTCGCCGATATTTATCACATTATGCTCAGCTCCCGCCGGCACAATAATCGCACTACCGTCAGAAACGTCATATTCATTACTATCAATCAAAACCTTACCTTTGCCAGACTCAAATCGGAAAAATTGATCATTCTCCTCGTGAATCTCCGAACCAATTTCCTCGCCAACGGGCAGGCTCATCAACACCAATTGACAATGCTTCGCAGTATATAGAACTTGACGAAAATTATCATTTTCTAACGTAAGTTTTTCGATATTTCCACTAAAACCCTTCATAAATCCCCCTTCTATTTTTATTTCGCAGCTTTTTCCAAAGCGTCAATCAACGTCTGCTTCGGCTTCATGCCAATCATTTCAGCAACTTTCTCGCCGCCAACAAAAATCTTCATGTTTGGAATTCCCTGCACGCGGTATTCCATAGCCAATTGCGCATTTTCCTGACTTGCTTCAGTGTCAACCTTAACAATATCAAACTCTGTTTCTTCAGCAATTTGATGCAAAAGCGGCGCCATTGCACGACATGGCGGACACCACGGCGCCCAAAAATCAACTAGTACAGGACCGTCGCTTTTTAGTACCTTATCTTCGAATTCTTGCTTCGTTGTAATTTCATATAAAGCCATTATTTCCTCCTTTTCTGGCATTTTTTACAAACTCCCGTCACAACCAACGGGCCGTCAATATAACAATCGCTAATTTCATGCGCAATCTGCTTTCTCATCTCATCGGCAATTTTAATATCCATCAGACCATCACAATCGCTACACACAAAATGATCATGATCGTCCTTACGAATATCATATCGCAAGCAACCCTTTTTGGTCGATGGCGCCAAACCAATCATCCCGTCGCCACACAAGCGCTGAGTTATTCGATGCACAGTCGTATCGCTGACTTCAGGATGAATGTTCCGCAATTCCTGAGCAATTTCCGCATTCGTCGCATGATGCTTACTCTTTAAAATCGCCATCACGTCATTCGTGTATTTTGTTGATCGCCTAACAATTTGCGTCATGTTACTATTGTAAAGTATTTACAATAAATAAACAAGGCCTTTGCTCCACAAATTGACTTATATCTATATATTCCATATAATAGTCAAAGTCTATGAACTCCCGATGGCGAGTTCCTCTAATATACATTTTTGAATAATTAAGAACGCTCAGTTTTCTGCGCAGTTTATAAATATTAATTTATCATTGAAAGGAATTGATTTGAAAAACAAACCGAACAGCAAAGAAATATTTCGCCTATTCTGGAAAACGTCAGCGCAGTACAAACACCGCCGAAACTTGGCAATATTTTTTGCGATGTTGACTCTCGTGGTTACCATTTTTGTCGGGCCGCTCATAATTGCTCAACTTCTTAGTATTATCCAACACAATCAACTGCACGACGCAAAAAACCTATGGACACTAATTGCCCTATACGGCGTCAGTGAATTATGGTCGAGCGTCATCGGCTGGCGATTAGTTTTATATCTCGTCTGGACATTTGAAACCGCCATGCA includes:
- a CDS encoding LemA family protein, giving the protein MSPLVIVLIVTVVVLLVLVGVVIGAYNGLVVLRNRVEEAWSDITVQLKRRTDLIPNLVNSVKGYATHEKEVFEKVAEARSAIMNAGSVAETAKAENALEGALKSLFAVSEAYPELKANENFLQLQQELVDTEDKIQAARRFYNGGVRDLNTKIQTFPTNIIAGMFGFQAKEFFDVEDRASVENPVEVKF
- a CDS encoding cupin domain-containing protein, which encodes MKGFSGNIEKLTLENDNFRQVLYTAKHCQLVLMSLPVGEEIGSEIHEENDQFFRFESGKGKVLIDSNEYDVSDGSAIIVPAGAEHNVINIGEEPLKLYTIYSPAHHKDGIVRATREEAEANEEDFDGVTTE
- a CDS encoding helix-hairpin-helix domain-containing protein; its protein translation is MNQALQAKLKTLPRTPGVYFHKSASGEVIYVGKAAVLKNRVRQYFQDSRGRDNKTMALVAEIFDTDWIETESEVDALFLESEMIKRYMPRYNVLLRDDKSQMYVRIDMKSDWPTVSFTRNPADDGADYFGPFYNGFALKKALRYLRRIFPYLTRQRRPGQSKLDEDLGLSPKISDGSDAYKAGLRKLISYIKGNRKAIAVELERDMKTAAGLHDFERAASLRNKLHAMQELQRRVMFGDKEFLDISKDKALADLAKLLGLRNIPVRIEGYDISHMNGRQVVASMVVFTNGASDRAEYRKFKVGEKNDDTGNMYEVIFRRLGERNIKSWGRPDLLLIDGGKGQLSAAIKARDERGIKLPIISIAKREEEIIIHKTGSQIDVARIEELQKSIHQDVSIHEDNDVYVVNLHPTQRNAGSHSKNLRGSAIDDGSSRDNFTKSSIATTDIVKLFQRIRDESHRFAVSYHTALKRQNQTKNQLEKIPGIGPKTRAKLLRKFGSVKKIIEADYVELQAEVGAKKADLIKRLS
- a CDS encoding peptide ABC transporter substrate-binding protein, with product MRSDNSSWNRFARLKVSSKDVNKRLRKIEKGSLRHAHKFVTSRLDRLSNVRRRVSVWIILVLVMIGASAVQWHISRNSFTTMAYTSGGSYSEGVLGPLENLNPIFAKTNAEKSAAKLLFSSLYRYDSTGNIKADMADSVSVNDKETEYTVKLKKGLKWSDGQDLTADDVIFTLKLLANPEVGAEISGWKSIKFEKASDDSVKFILPSSYSPFVHALTFPIIPKHILKDVRPSNLREHDFNKSPISSGPFAFRLLQNVTSDGSKKILYLQSNSDYHGGAPKLDRFQLYAYSTQDDIAKSLRTREITGTPELIYNDQSAEIKSMYSAESHSLNNGVYALFNNNSQFLRSKVVRQALSLSVDTSKLRQSLSLSTEELSGPTLNKFLGKSPNSSSYDIKKAKSLLEAEGWKSVNNVRQKGNDKLRLNVVVLKNSNYEKVARYLAQVWHDELNIESDIKVVDPSDATQNILQTVLQPRNFDVLVYELSLGGDPDVYAYWHSSQATNNGLNFSNYNNAIADDALASGRSKISAKQRADRYAKFTAIWQADAPAIALYQPKFDYIHTRNVKALGVNTEVVNPVDRYVDVQYWATEKKSVYKTP
- a CDS encoding M48 family metallopeptidase, whose protein sequence is MYNAVSQNKRNTIVIMSVFVIIIGIIGLFIGAATDSYSLALIIFICAMLYAWLQYFIAGKLAMMMTGAQEISKNDAPELWRVVENLSIASGMPMPKVYIIDDPAPNAFATGRDPNHAIVGATTGLLDIMDKRELEAVMAHEMSHVRNYDIRVSMIAFGLVSAIGLFADLALRIMFYSDDRDRDVNPIVYALGLIVVILAPLLATITQLAVSRQREYLADASGVLLTRDTEGLASALEKLRQYGRPMQKQSSSTANLFMNNPLRPGFFSKLFSTHPPLEDRIARLRNNATKM
- a CDS encoding Fur family transcriptional regulator, coding for MTQIVRRSTKYTNDVMAILKSKHHATNAEIAQELRNIHPEVSDTTVHRITQRLCGDGMIGLAPSTKKGCLRYDIRKDDHDHFVCSDCDGLMDIKIADEMRKQIAHEISDCYIDGPLVVTGVCKKCQKRRK
- a CDS encoding phage holin family protein gives rise to the protein MKRQFATFLIRLILNSVGIWVAVRLLGNETPGATSAWTFMVAGLIFSVVNSVLKPIVTILALPAILLTLGLFTLIVNGFMVYISLALAPGISMTFSHSIIAGIILSLVNYIISSALVLQREEKE
- a CDS encoding DUF488 domain-containing protein, whose protein sequence is MTKYKIERIYESTASDDSYRVLVDRLWPRGISKERAALDEWNKEIAPTDELRKWFNHDTEKFLEFSRRYMKELDNNPAAAEAKNNWNEQSAVTLLYGAKDTEHNQAIVLKKWLED
- a CDS encoding NUDIX hydrolase, with amino-acid sequence MACRSIVGEMFSSFVRAIFRGTACVISLVFMIVPQKDRVRVIVYRDDGKILLVRGRFSRQKWALPGGGVKHNESYEQAAVRETLEEIGLNIHNLRYLGKANSHESYAKFSVRVFVAHASDYDIRCNFEMMEARWLNMNYLPEEYYALYVNKR
- the secG gene encoding preprotein translocase subunit SecG; translation: MSIDTILPYVTLGSAVLMIIAILLQQRGASLGAGFGSSGELFTTRRGFDKNLFDVTIVFAVIFVLSILASMILPGLQK
- a CDS encoding thioredoxin family protein encodes the protein MALYEITTKQEFEDKVLKSDGPVLVDFWAPWCPPCRAMAPLLHQIAEETEFDIVKVDTEASQENAQLAMEYRVQGIPNMKIFVGGEKVAEMIGMKPKQTLIDALEKAAK
- the ligA gene encoding NAD-dependent DNA ligase LigA, whose amino-acid sequence is MTPKKPRIDEIKDLLNRYSYEYYTLDKPSVSDAVYDSLMDELKKIESDHPELITVDSPTQRVGNKLLDGFQKVKHVRRMVSLNDVFDKSEVEAWIERTDKLILGQRHEFFTDIKMDGLACALIYIDGVLSQAVTRGDSFVGEDVTNNVRTIKNVPLRLHESAGFENFLHGRTEIRGEIVMLKRDFEELNKKQEFLGLPTFANPRNLAAGTIRQLDPALVAARPLHFRGYDVIRDDSSEVPTNSFAYEALTALGISCNQQASVFDNLSDVMKFVNEWSDKRHDLPFNTDGLVIKINDREIYDNLGMVGKNPRGAVAYKYAAEEATTIVRDIVISIGRTGAATPVAVFDPVVVAGTTVQHASLHNADEIERLDIRRGDTVVIFKAGDIIPQVENVLKELRPANSEPIDYEAELKRQYPELEFVRPEGEAVYRVKGSSGSLILKRALAHFASKGALDIDTLGEKNVGILIDNGLVGDLADIFTLTKDDLLKLDRFADVSAQKLISAIADKKSPELERFLYGLGIRHIGAQTAIDLANHFESMENLAKATIDDLRQVDGVGEIVAESVVAWFADEDNVKLLNKFTELGVIPQFNKKAGGLSGKSFVITGTLKSMGRDAAADKIRNLGGVFQTAVSKDTTYLVAGGKVGASKLKKAEQYGTKIIDEEELLRMIENTG